In Anopheles gambiae chromosome 2, idAnoGambNW_F1_1, whole genome shotgun sequence, a single window of DNA contains:
- the LOC1273078 gene encoding lipid storage droplets surface-binding protein 1 isoform X3, whose amino-acid sequence MVHRQLKRQHSGLPQMESLSRFSSIPVVETGIKTAGSVYERVKASNGLLTWGFETAESLTYALIDSLRPATKMIQGPLHQLDSIMCKSLDLVEQKVPSMYLPPEMVRLMMFWNTKEYMSDHLMKPVLSRANSMKNLGHAVLESRVSNYAAGRIDGALVVCDKYVERYLPTEPQDQPDSYQPVSLRRARSWQQHGYHAIPLTCMIPSERMIGLHATSHCMLIMCPSVHDRMGPGQQYPVRIACGAAPPADDSNEMHVVKTFHRGQQLSRKLKRRLTFRTRQELSALKKQSTEAVHVVAYAAELIATNPREALQKAVELWRYLSKDEPENQARPRTLEQVAVLLTRESARKMVHLINFVTGAVTRVPKAVRAQTRELVHHFLFATERLMKTVHLEKAKAATLSEASGLVHRIQHTYDDLQNQTNLALERLAVFLSGRLEAEKITTSGNPRRRIQPRTNSNPMNSNINGVY is encoded by the exons ATGG TGCACCGGCAGCTAAAGCGGCAACACTCGGGCCTGCCGCAGATGGAGTCGCTGTCGCGCTTCAGCAGCATCCCGGTGGTGGAAACCGGCATCAAAACGGCCGGCAGTGTGTACGAGCGGGTGAAAGCAAGCAACGGCCTGCTGACGTGGGGCTTCGAGACGGCCGAATCGCTCACGTACGCACTGATCGACTCGCTGCGCCCGGCCACCAAGATGATCCAGGGGCCGCTGCACCAGCTGGACAGCATCATGTGCAAAAGTCTCGATCTGGTCGAGCAGAAGGTACCCTCGATGTATCTTCCGCCCGAGATGGTACGGTTGATG ATGTTTTGGAACACGAAGGAATACATGTCGGACCATTTGATGAAGCCGGTCCTGTCGCGGGCCAATTCGATGAAAAATTTGGGCCACGCAGTGCTGGAATCGCGCGTCTCCAACTATGCCGCTGGCCGGATCGACGGGGCACTCGTCGTTTGTGACAAATACGTCGAGCGGTACCTTCCGACGGAGCCGCAAGATCAGCCAGACT CTTATCAGCCGGTATCGCTGAGGCGGGCACGTTCCTGGCAGCAGCACGGCTATCATGCGATTCCATTGACCTGCATGATCCCAAGCGAACGGATGATAGGACTGCACGCCACCAGCCATTGCATGCTGATTATGTGCCCAAGCGTGCATGATCGGATGGGCCCTGGCCAACAGTACCCTGTGCGTATTG CGTGCGGTGCAGCTCCACCGGCAGACGACTCGAACGAGATGCACGTCGTGAAAACGTTCCACCGTGGCCAGCAGCTGTCCCGCAAGCTGAAGCGCCGGCTCACCTTCCGCACCCGCCAGGAGCTGAGCGCGCTGAAGAAGCAAAGTACCGAGGCGGTCCACGTGGTGGCGTACGCGGCCGAACTGATCGCGACAAACCCACGGGAGGCGTTGCAGAAAGCCGTCGAGCTGTGGCGCTACCTCAGCAAGGATGAGCCCGAAAACCAGGCCCGGCCCCGCACGCTCGAGCAGGTGGCCGTACTGTTGACGCGCGAGTCCGCCCGCAAGATGGTGCACCTGATCAACTTTGTCACCGGTGCGGTCACGCGCGTCCCGAAAGCCGTCCGCGCCCAGACGCGCGAGCTAGTGCATCACTTCCTGTTCGCGACCGAGCGGCTGATGAAGACGGTCCATCTGGAGAAGGCAAAGGCGGCGACACTGTCCGAGGCTAGTGGGCTCGTGCACCGCATTCAGCATACCTACGACGATCTGCAGAACCAAACCAACCTGGCACTG GAACGCTTGGCAGTCTTTCTTTCCGGGCGCTTGGAGGCGGAAAAGATCACCACCAGTGGAAACCCTCGCCGACGCATACAGCCCCGAACAAACAGCAATCCGATGAATTCGAACATTAACGGCGTGTACtaa